A window from Bos mutus isolate GX-2022 chromosome 1, NWIPB_WYAK_1.1, whole genome shotgun sequence encodes these proteins:
- the LOC102274078 gene encoding olfactory receptor 5H2 produces MDPKNATLLSMFVLTGLPYQLEWQIPLFLLFLVIYLITTVGNLGLIYLIYNDPHLHIPMYLFLGSLAFVDSWISSTVTPKMLVNFFARSKMISLSECMLQFLSFAFGGTTECFLLATMAYDRYVAICKPLLYPVIMTNKLCIQLLVSSFVAGLIHPMIHVGALFRLTFCKSNIIHHFYCDIMPLFRISCIDPSINVLMVFISSGSIQVCSIMTVLVSYTFVLHTVLKNKSVQGIRKAFSTCGAHLLSVSLYYGTLLFMYVRPGSTQADDQDMMDSLFYTVIIPLLNPIIYSLRNKKVIDSLTKVLKRNI; encoded by the coding sequence ATGGATCCTAAAAATGCAACACTGCTGTCAATGTTTGTTCTCACCGGACTTCCCTATCAATTGGAGTGGCAAATCCCCCTGTTCTTGTTGTTCTTGGTGATATACCTCATCACCACTGTGGGAAACCTTGGACTAATCTATCTTATCTACAATGACCCTCATCTTCACATCCCCATGTACTTATTCCTTGGGAGTTTAGCCTTTGTGGATTCTTGGATATCATCCACAGTGACCCCCAAAATGCTAGTCAATTTTTTTGCCAGGAGTAAAATGATATCTCTCTCTGAATGCATgttacaatttctttcctttgcatTTGGTGGAACCACGGAATGCTTTCTGCTTGCAACAATGGCATATGATCGCTATGTGGCCATATGCAAACCATTACTGTATCCAGTGATTATGACCAACAAACTATGCATCCAGCTGTTAGTCTCATCATTTGTAGCAGGGCTTATTCATCCCATGATTCATGTAGGTGCTTTGTTCAGGCTCACCTTCTGTAAGTCTAACATAATACATCACTTTTACTGTGACATCATGCCATTGTTTAGGATTTCTTGTATTGACCCTTCAATTAATGTCCTAATGGTATTTATTTCCTCTGGGTCAATACAAGTGTGTAGCATTATGACTGTTCTTGTCTCTTATACATTTGTTCTACATACGGTTTTGAAAAATAAGTCTGTACAAGGCATAAGaaaggccttctccacctgtggagCCCACCTCCTATCTGTCTCTTTATACTATGGGACTCTTCTCTTCATGTATGTGCGCCCTGGATCCACACAGGCAGATGATCAAGATATGATGGATTCTCTATTTTACACTGTCATAATTCCCTTGTTAAATCCAATCATCTACAGcctgagaaataagaaagtcatAGATTCACTGACAAAAGtattaaagagaaatatttag